CACAGATCAAGGGGGTCAAGGACGTCCCGTACGACGAGCTCTTCGTCTCGGGCCACCGCACCTGTCAGGGCTGCGAGTCCGCGCTCGTGATGCGGCACATGGTGAAGGCATCGGGCCCGCGCACGATCGTGCTGGGGTCGACCGGCTGCATGTACGTCGCGAACACGACGTACTACACGACACCATGGGTCGTGCCGTGGATGCACACGCAGCTCGGCGCGTCCGGGTCCGCGGCGCTCGGCACCGCGGCCGGTCTCAAGGTGCTGATGCGCAAGGGAAAACTGAAGAACGAGAAGATCAACGTCATCGCGTTCTGCGGCGACGGCGGTGGCGCCGACATGGGCATCGGTGCGATCTCCGCCACCCTCACGCATAAGGACTACAACTGCCTCGTCCTGCTGTACGACAACGAGTCGTACGCGAATACCGACATCCAGCTGTCGAGCCAGACGCCGTACGGCGCGGTCACGACGTTCTCGCCTTCGGGCGATAAGAAGCGGCTTATGCACACGCGCTGGAAGAAGAACGTGCCTGGCATGCTCGCGGCCGGTCATCCGGAATCCCGCTACATCGCGGCAGGATGCGCCGCGTACGCCGTGGATCTCATGAACAAGATCCGCAAGGCGCTCGAGCTCGGCGGGCCCACGTTCGTGCACACGCTCGACCCGTGCCCGAAGGGTTGGGACTATCACCCGCAGTACAGCCAGGAGCTCGGCCACCTCGCCGTGGAGACCGGGATCTGGCCGCTGTACGAAGTCGTCGACGGCGTGTGCAACCTCACCGGCCCGACGCGTCAGATCGCGGAGGGTCGCAAGAAGCGCAAGCCGGTGTATGAGTACCTGAAGCGGCAGGGCCGCTTCGCGCACTTCATCGACGAGGACGTCGAGCACTTCCAGGCGCAGGTCGACAAGATGTGGACGGACTGGCTCATTCCCGGCGTGATCCCCTTCACCGTGCCGGCGAAGGACGTTGCGATCCTGAAGATCGACAAGAAGCCCATGCACGAGCAGAAGACCGCGTAGCGCGGCACCTCACAAGGTCGTCGAAGGGCCGCCGCAAGGCGGCCCTTTTCTTTGGGGTCTTTCGTAGCCTTGCCGGTGGCGACACCGGCGTCGGTCGTGGTGCTGTCGATGAGGAGGGGATCGACGTGCGAA
Above is a genomic segment from Candidatus Limnocylindria bacterium containing:
- a CDS encoding thiamine pyrophosphate-dependent enzyme encodes the protein MTTEIMPAQDLPQIKGVKDVPYDELFVSGHRTCQGCESALVMRHMVKASGPRTIVLGSTGCMYVANTTYYTTPWVVPWMHTQLGASGSAALGTAAGLKVLMRKGKLKNEKINVIAFCGDGGGADMGIGAISATLTHKDYNCLVLLYDNESYANTDIQLSSQTPYGAVTTFSPSGDKKRLMHTRWKKNVPGMLAAGHPESRYIAAGCAAYAVDLMNKIRKALELGGPTFVHTLDPCPKGWDYHPQYSQELGHLAVETGIWPLYEVVDGVCNLTGPTRQIAEGRKKRKPVYEYLKRQGRFAHFIDEDVEHFQAQVDKMWTDWLIPGVIPFTVPAKDVAILKIDKKPMHEQKTA